The sequence below is a genomic window from Vibrio spartinae.
CACAAGTCAACAAGTATCGATTCGTAGTAAAAACCCAGCAGCTAAAATCTATGTCAATGAGGCATACCTTGGCGCTGGTAATGTCATGACCGTATTCAAGAAAAATCAAAACTATACGATTCGCGTTGAAGAAGATAATTGCCACTCAGTCACGATTCCTGTGACAAAATCATTCGACCCAACCACGTTGTTAGGCGTATTCATCGACTTTGGTCTTGTTTCCATTCTTGTCGTAGATGGCGTAGGCACTGGCGCATGGCAAAAATTTGACCAAACGAGCTACATCGTCGATACAAATTGCTCGAAGTAAAAAATATCAGGCAGCATCATGTGCTGCCTTTTTATACCGTTATATCACACTCTCTTTGAGACAACCTGCCAGTCCGATACATCGCTCATCCCATCACCCATCCTATTACTTATGGCCAAGCGCGTTTTTTACC
It includes:
- a CDS encoding PEGA domain-containing protein; this encodes MKKLLISFILLVTLSGCAAMFNGTSQQVSIRSKNPAAKIYVNEAYLGAGNVMTVFKKNQNYTIRVEEDNCHSVTIPVTKSFDPTTLLGVFIDFGLVSILVVDGVGTGAWQKFDQTSYIVDTNCSK